One genomic segment of Natrialbaceae archaeon AArc-T1-2 includes these proteins:
- the nikR gene encoding nickel-responsive transcriptional regulator NikR has product MAVVSVSMPDELLERLDQFADDHGYTGRSEVVREASRNLLGEFEDTRLEDRELMGIVTVLFDYETTSVEERMMHLRHEHDELVASNFHSHVGDHYCMELFVLEGDLEDISTFVGKIRATQDVLTVDYSVNPVDSFDPISQGE; this is encoded by the coding sequence ATGGCAGTTGTCAGCGTCTCGATGCCGGACGAGCTTCTCGAACGACTCGACCAGTTCGCCGACGACCACGGCTACACCGGCCGGAGCGAAGTCGTCAGGGAAGCGTCCCGGAACCTGCTCGGCGAGTTCGAGGACACCCGCCTCGAGGACCGCGAGCTGATGGGGATCGTCACCGTCCTGTTCGACTACGAGACCACGAGCGTCGAAGAGCGGATGATGCACCTGCGTCACGAACACGACGAACTCGTCGCCTCGAATTTCCACAGCCACGTCGGCGACCACTACTGCATGGAGCTTTTCGTCCTCGAGGGCGATCTCGAGGACATCTCGACGTTCGTCGGGAAGATCAGAGCGACCCAGGACGTGTTGACCGTCGACTACTCGGTAAACCCCGTCGACAGCTTCGATCCGATCTCCCAGGGCGAGTAA
- the hemG gene encoding protoporphyrinogen oxidase, which translates to MSHAAPPASDDRTRRVGVVGAGVTGLALTHYLADRGVDVVTFESGSEPGGVVRSREVDGRLLEYGPQRTRLVPAVEELVERFGLRSELLVANDDLPLYVYADGRLRRVPRSLATFLRTDLLSWRGKCRILAEPLTAAGRPDERAACLFARKFGLEAYRNVIEPLFGGLYGSDPAEMPAEHSLSRLLELESRTGSLLRAAIDRLVRGDETPPPVSFVSGMQTLPNALYEAHRPYVHLRSPVTSIEHADDGYVLAAGGRTTTVDDVVVTAPAPAAATILEGLEGASVASLRELTYNSLVLVFLEAEASLEGFGYQVRRDEALTTRGVTFNESLFGRDGVYTAFMGGMSDPGAVDRSDDELATVARREFRTVTGVDADVLEVTTLPDVIPAFDTSWAALEDVSLPEGVTIASNYTDRIGIPGRLRQARRIADRLAEDR; encoded by the coding sequence ATGTCTCACGCTGCACCGCCGGCGTCCGACGATCGAACGAGACGCGTCGGCGTCGTCGGTGCCGGGGTCACCGGCCTCGCGCTCACGCACTACCTCGCCGATCGCGGCGTCGACGTCGTGACCTTCGAGTCCGGGTCCGAACCCGGCGGGGTCGTCCGCTCGAGGGAGGTCGACGGCCGACTCCTCGAGTACGGCCCACAGCGAACGCGGCTCGTCCCGGCCGTCGAGGAGCTGGTCGAGCGGTTCGGACTCCGATCCGAACTGCTCGTGGCGAACGACGACCTCCCGCTTTACGTCTACGCCGACGGCCGGCTCCGGCGGGTGCCTCGATCCCTCGCGACGTTTCTCCGGACGGACTTGCTCTCCTGGCGCGGAAAGTGTCGCATTCTCGCCGAGCCGCTCACCGCGGCCGGTCGGCCGGACGAACGGGCCGCCTGCCTGTTCGCCCGCAAGTTCGGCCTCGAGGCCTATCGGAACGTGATCGAGCCGCTGTTTGGCGGGCTCTACGGCTCCGACCCGGCGGAGATGCCCGCCGAACACTCCCTGTCGCGGCTGCTCGAACTCGAGAGTCGAACGGGATCGCTCCTGCGGGCAGCTATCGATCGACTCGTCCGTGGCGACGAGACGCCTCCACCCGTCTCGTTCGTCTCCGGCATGCAGACGCTCCCGAACGCGCTGTACGAGGCCCATCGACCGTACGTTCACCTGCGTTCTCCGGTCACCTCGATCGAACACGCCGACGACGGCTACGTCCTCGCTGCGGGCGGACGAACCACGACCGTCGACGACGTCGTCGTGACAGCCCCCGCACCGGCGGCGGCGACGATCCTCGAGGGCCTCGAGGGAGCCTCCGTCGCGTCACTGCGGGAGCTTACGTACAACTCGCTCGTGCTCGTCTTCCTCGAGGCCGAGGCCAGCCTCGAGGGGTTCGGCTATCAGGTGCGACGCGACGAAGCGCTCACGACCCGTGGCGTCACCTTCAACGAGAGCCTGTTCGGGCGAGACGGCGTCTACACCGCCTTCATGGGTGGGATGTCCGATCCCGGTGCCGTCGACCGGTCCGACGACGAACTCGCGACGGTGGCTCGCCGGGAGTTTCGAACGGTAACCGGCGTCGACGCCGACGTCCTCGAGGTGACGACGCTGCCCGACGTGATCCCCGCGTTCGACACCTCGTGGGCGGCTCTCGAGGACGTCTCCCTACCCGAGGGGGTCACGATCGCGAGCAACTACACCGACCGAATCGGAATCCCGGGACGGCTCCGGCAGGCGCGACGGATCGCCGATCGCCTCGCCGAGGATCGGTGA
- a CDS encoding DUF7471 family protein, giving the protein MGWSEVRYSPVLIGTIALAGLGTTILFLLGAVAYYRRRSLSYLLIAVSMGALAARSIVGFGTVMGVVPMGAHHLIEHGLDFLIAVLLLTAITTSGTVGVGGDGDVDEP; this is encoded by the coding sequence ATGGGGTGGTCCGAGGTCCGGTACTCGCCGGTGCTCATCGGGACGATCGCACTGGCCGGACTCGGAACGACGATTCTGTTCCTGCTCGGTGCCGTCGCGTACTACCGGCGACGGTCGCTGTCGTATCTCCTCATCGCGGTCTCGATGGGGGCGCTGGCGGCGCGTTCGATCGTCGGATTCGGCACTGTCATGGGCGTCGTTCCCATGGGTGCACATCACTTGATCGAGCACGGACTCGACTTTCTCATCGCCGTATTGCTTCTTACAGCGATCACCACGAGCGGAACGGTTGGGGTAGGGGGAGACGGCGACGTTGACGAGCCCTGA
- a CDS encoding ABC transporter permease — protein sequence MSGEHGTGDDVASEAVGGETVVGEETAERTTPGTGQLLGTIVKRELQTVVRTRTFLLLAFALTIVLLGIAWVGGGVTAGYVPTTVDLLTPLELLVPVVAVAFGYRAVLADKRRGELDVFETYPVKPWQIVGGVYLGRAAGLIAAVGIPLALVGLAVALTGTQEIRIFATHTGADSPVLFARLIVLTILFALVVLAVAIAISAIASTTRSALALGVVALIVLLVGADLAIVYGLGAGFVGDSSLLHALALSPISAFRGLVLETAVIVAAGTGPQTAAPLASVLGLVAWGVVSLVAATLAVRRA from the coding sequence ATGAGCGGCGAACACGGCACCGGCGACGACGTGGCAAGCGAGGCCGTCGGCGGGGAGACCGTCGTCGGCGAGGAGACCGCCGAGCGAACGACGCCCGGGACGGGACAACTGCTCGGAACGATCGTCAAACGCGAGCTCCAGACCGTGGTCCGGACCCGGACGTTTCTCCTGCTCGCGTTCGCGCTGACTATCGTGTTACTCGGCATCGCCTGGGTCGGCGGCGGCGTCACGGCCGGCTACGTGCCGACGACGGTCGATCTCCTCACCCCGCTCGAGTTGCTCGTGCCGGTCGTCGCCGTCGCCTTCGGCTACCGGGCGGTGCTCGCGGACAAACGCCGGGGCGAACTCGACGTCTTCGAAACCTATCCGGTCAAGCCCTGGCAGATCGTCGGCGGCGTTTACCTCGGTCGGGCGGCAGGACTGATCGCCGCCGTCGGGATTCCGCTGGCGCTCGTCGGGCTCGCGGTTGCGCTGACCGGAACCCAGGAGATCCGGATCTTCGCGACCCACACGGGAGCCGACTCGCCGGTGCTTTTCGCCCGGCTGATCGTCCTGACGATCCTGTTTGCCCTCGTGGTACTCGCCGTTGCGATCGCGATCTCGGCGATCGCGAGTACGACCAGAAGCGCGCTCGCCCTCGGCGTCGTCGCGCTCATCGTCTTGCTCGTCGGGGCCGACCTGGCGATCGTCTACGGACTCGGCGCCGGCTTCGTCGGCGACTCGAGTCTCTTACACGCGCTCGCGTTGAGCCCGATCAGCGCCTTCCGGGGGCTGGTCCTCGAGACCGCCGTCATCGTCGCCGCCGGCACCGGCCCACAGACGGCAGCGCCGCTTGCGAGCGTCCTCGGACTCGTCGCGTGGGGCGTCGTCTCGCTGGTCGCTGCGACGCTTGCGGTTCGCCGGGCCTGA
- a CDS encoding nitrous oxide reductase accessory protein NosL: protein MHRDDSSTESVPTRRAFVVAVGTVGTVALAGCLGDDEDHPEPIALDGDKECDQCGMVIEDYPGPTGQSFYEDDVPEGRDEMVDGEHGPAWFCSLPCLYTYDFDQEDFGHEPIVQYATDYSSVDWEVEEDGVGPEISAHLEAEAYADVTDLSFVVNSDIVGAMGEDLVGFSDADDADSFADEYGGEVIGHGDVSRELIDGLGAV, encoded by the coding sequence ATGCACCGAGACGACAGTTCGACGGAGAGCGTCCCCACGCGACGGGCGTTCGTCGTCGCGGTCGGGACGGTCGGCACCGTCGCCCTCGCCGGCTGTCTCGGCGACGACGAAGACCACCCGGAGCCGATCGCGCTCGACGGCGACAAGGAGTGTGACCAGTGTGGCATGGTGATCGAAGACTACCCCGGACCGACTGGACAGTCCTTCTACGAGGATGACGTTCCGGAAGGTCGTGACGAGATGGTCGACGGCGAACACGGTCCCGCGTGGTTCTGTTCGCTCCCGTGTCTGTACACGTACGACTTCGACCAGGAGGACTTCGGTCACGAGCCGATCGTCCAGTACGCGACCGACTACTCGAGCGTCGACTGGGAGGTCGAAGAGGACGGTGTCGGACCCGAAATCTCCGCTCACCTCGAGGCGGAGGCGTACGCCGACGTCACGGACCTCTCGTTCGTCGTCAACAGTGACATCGTGGGTGCGATGGGCGAGGATCTGGTCGGCTTCAGCGACGCGGACGACGCCGACTCGTTCGCCGACGAGTACGGCGGCGAGGTGATCGGACACGGTGATGTCTCCCGGGAGTTAATCGACGGTCTCGGGGCTGTGTGA
- a CDS encoding alpha/beta fold hydrolase, translated as MRPIPRSRPDRGWLCETFPYVRVGDGPRTMLVVPGIGDAMFDGEYSRSVAWAFRTSLAAFRDEFTIYMVSRPRGLDEGTSVRELACEYGRVLEEVGPASVVGVSMGGLIAQELARERSDSVSRLAVVVAGSRLAPDCRPRIRRHRELALEGKLAAIQTDLVRETFTGWRRAIAPWLSRAVGTVRPPYPADRRDLVVSIDAVLAFDGRDRLGDVDVPTLVVGGTDDLFFPESILRETHAAIPDARLALFHGARHGPFLEYKAAFDRLMGRFLDGKLD; from the coding sequence ATGCGACCGATCCCACGATCACGACCGGACCGAGGCTGGCTGTGCGAGACGTTTCCGTACGTCCGGGTCGGAGACGGCCCACGAACGATGCTCGTCGTCCCCGGCATTGGCGACGCGATGTTCGACGGCGAGTACAGCCGGTCGGTCGCCTGGGCGTTCCGGACCTCCCTCGCTGCGTTCCGTGACGAGTTTACGATCTACATGGTAAGCCGACCACGCGGACTCGACGAGGGGACGTCGGTCCGGGAGCTCGCCTGCGAGTACGGCCGCGTCCTCGAGGAGGTCGGTCCTGCATCGGTCGTCGGTGTCTCGATGGGCGGGTTAATCGCTCAAGAGCTCGCACGCGAGCGTTCCGACTCCGTCTCGCGTCTCGCCGTCGTCGTCGCCGGCAGCCGACTCGCGCCCGACTGTCGCCCGCGAATTCGCCGTCACCGTGAGCTCGCACTCGAGGGCAAGCTCGCGGCGATACAGACCGACCTCGTCCGCGAGACGTTCACCGGCTGGCGGCGGGCGATCGCCCCCTGGCTCTCGCGAGCGGTCGGGACGGTTCGCCCGCCGTATCCCGCCGACCGGCGGGATCTCGTCGTCTCGATCGACGCCGTCCTCGCGTTCGACGGCCGCGATCGACTCGGTGACGTCGACGTCCCGACGCTCGTCGTCGGCGGGACCGACGACCTCTTCTTTCCCGAGTCGATCCTCCGGGAGACCCACGCCGCGATCCCGGACGCCCGGCTGGCGCTGTTCCACGGTGCTCGACACGGCCCCTTCCTCGAGTACAAAGCGGCGTTCGATCGGCTGATGGGGCGTTTTCTCGACGGCAAGCTCGACTGA
- a CDS encoding NosD domain-containing protein, translating to MPEISVRIAIAIVVCLLGVVGLFVVDVGSSEPEPARFDNTVTMGLTLEDEIAIEEDVELPRVQAFYSQYEYVVGYYGVERFVADLESEGHEQRFGYPLGVQVTDYSESDGDVELTDDGYPTTDGEVGWTDATEASYVLDSDARTPAGETIVPFAERDDAKAFAERYDGTVVDWETVLEHPLEVDDAETVRERVDDQRRAADDRVAATRPLLERPESAVVGEDAETVQESIETAPPNTTVVVPEGTYEEHVHVDRPITLRGEGNVTLRGDGNDTVVTVTEDEAAVVGLEVEGVGGSTRPAGARVDHHIEGDVDAEEYEEGVREAYGESDAGIAVLEASDVLVEDVTIKTPATGVFLSESPDSVVRDVTVYGTDSWRDGYMGVLAMYSPAVVEGSTFDGGRDGVYTHRADGIVVRDNVMRDGRMGVHFMHTSDSLIADNEVSGQENVGVYVMTGPQRNAVVGNEITENPVALRPDGSDSYVADNVLVGNRIGMRTDASTTIYERNVIAGNRIGIEPRTVLPSNRVVGNDFVANVEHAASRHGPLRVWTHEGEGNYWEGAIGEVDGDRLDRPYSPTHPVDERLHRVDGTPTLARAPALDGLSGLEGTVPGMRSGSVVDTAPRCEPVNAEWIEETDWIEADHDC from the coding sequence GTGCCCGAGATCTCCGTTCGGATCGCCATCGCGATCGTCGTCTGTCTGCTCGGCGTCGTCGGCCTGTTCGTCGTCGACGTCGGCTCGAGCGAGCCGGAGCCCGCTCGCTTCGACAACACCGTGACGATGGGGCTCACCCTCGAAGACGAGATCGCGATAGAGGAAGACGTCGAACTCCCGCGCGTACAGGCGTTTTACTCCCAGTACGAGTACGTCGTCGGCTACTACGGCGTCGAGCGATTCGTCGCGGACCTCGAGAGCGAGGGTCACGAACAACGGTTCGGCTACCCACTCGGCGTCCAGGTCACCGACTACAGTGAGAGCGACGGCGACGTCGAACTCACCGACGACGGCTACCCGACGACCGACGGCGAGGTCGGCTGGACCGACGCGACGGAGGCCTCCTACGTGCTCGACAGCGATGCCCGGACGCCGGCCGGCGAGACGATCGTTCCGTTCGCCGAGCGTGACGACGCCAAGGCGTTCGCCGAGCGTTACGACGGCACCGTCGTCGACTGGGAGACGGTACTGGAGCACCCGCTCGAGGTCGACGACGCCGAGACGGTCCGCGAGCGGGTCGACGACCAGCGACGGGCAGCGGACGATCGGGTCGCGGCCACGCGGCCGTTGCTCGAGCGTCCTGAGTCGGCCGTCGTCGGCGAGGACGCCGAGACGGTCCAGGAGAGCATCGAGACGGCTCCGCCGAACACGACCGTCGTCGTCCCGGAGGGAACGTACGAGGAGCACGTCCACGTCGACCGGCCGATCACGCTCCGGGGCGAGGGCAACGTCACGCTTCGTGGAGACGGAAACGACACCGTGGTGACCGTAACCGAAGACGAAGCGGCGGTCGTCGGTCTCGAAGTCGAGGGCGTCGGCGGCTCGACGCGGCCGGCCGGCGCACGGGTCGACCACCACATCGAGGGTGACGTCGACGCCGAGGAGTACGAAGAAGGCGTTCGGGAAGCCTACGGCGAGAGCGACGCCGGTATCGCGGTGCTCGAGGCAAGCGACGTCCTCGTCGAAGACGTGACGATCAAAACGCCGGCGACGGGAGTGTTTCTGAGCGAGAGCCCAGACTCGGTCGTCCGCGACGTCACCGTCTACGGCACCGACTCCTGGCGAGATGGCTACATGGGCGTGCTGGCAATGTACTCGCCGGCGGTCGTCGAGGGATCGACGTTCGACGGCGGCCGAGACGGCGTCTACACCCATCGTGCCGACGGGATCGTCGTGAGAGACAACGTGATGCGAGACGGCCGGATGGGCGTTCACTTCATGCACACCTCCGATTCGCTGATCGCCGACAACGAGGTCTCGGGCCAGGAAAACGTCGGGGTCTACGTCATGACCGGCCCGCAGCGAAACGCCGTCGTCGGCAACGAGATCACCGAGAACCCGGTCGCGCTCCGACCCGACGGGAGCGATTCGTACGTCGCCGACAACGTCCTCGTCGGAAACCGGATCGGCATGCGGACCGACGCGAGCACCACGATCTACGAGCGCAACGTCATCGCCGGCAACCGGATCGGCATCGAGCCCCGGACGGTGTTGCCCTCGAACCGGGTCGTTGGAAACGACTTCGTGGCGAACGTCGAACACGCGGCCAGCAGACACGGCCCGCTCCGTGTCTGGACTCACGAGGGCGAGGGCAACTACTGGGAGGGTGCCATCGGCGAGGTCGACGGCGACCGGCTCGACCGGCCGTACTCCCCGACCCACCCCGTCGACGAACGACTCCACCGAGTCGACGGTACGCCGACGCTCGCTCGTGCGCCCGCACTCGATGGACTCTCCGGCCTCGAGGGAACGGTGCCGGGGATGCGCTCGGGCAGCGTCGTGGATACGGCACCGCGCTGTGAACCGGTGAACGCCGAGTGGATCGAGGAGACGGACTGGATCGAGGCCGACCACGACTGCTGA
- a CDS encoding ABC transporter ATP-binding protein: MTDNVPMLEAANVAKSYGDVPVLEDVSLEIPEGQVTALIGPNGSGKSTLIRTLIGIHEPTDGKVVYHGPETTRPIGYLPQRPSFRPGFTVRETLSFYAELVGDDEAVAMDHLRRIGMEAAAERPVEALSGGMTRLLGIAQATIGDPPVIVLDEPASGLDPGMSVHVFDVVADLATDGTAVLLSSHDLALVERTVDRVALLDEGKIVERGDPADIRDRLEVDSLLDVYETSVAGEAGTVRVRGESA; the protein is encoded by the coding sequence ATGACTGACAACGTACCGATGCTCGAGGCAGCGAACGTAGCGAAGTCCTATGGCGACGTCCCCGTGCTCGAGGACGTCTCGCTCGAGATACCCGAAGGGCAGGTGACCGCACTGATCGGGCCCAACGGCTCGGGCAAGTCGACGCTGATCCGAACGCTCATCGGCATCCACGAGCCGACCGACGGCAAGGTGGTGTACCACGGCCCGGAGACGACCCGGCCAATCGGCTATCTGCCACAGCGACCGTCGTTTCGACCCGGCTTCACCGTCCGGGAGACGCTGTCGTTTTACGCCGAACTGGTCGGTGACGACGAGGCCGTCGCGATGGACCACCTCCGGCGAATCGGCATGGAGGCTGCCGCCGAACGTCCCGTCGAGGCGCTGTCGGGCGGGATGACCCGCCTGCTCGGCATCGCCCAGGCGACGATCGGCGACCCGCCGGTGATCGTCCTCGACGAGCCCGCAAGCGGTCTCGACCCGGGGATGTCCGTTCACGTCTTCGACGTCGTCGCCGACCTCGCGACCGACGGCACCGCCGTCCTGTTGAGCTCGCACGACCTCGCGCTCGTCGAACGCACCGTCGACCGGGTCGCGTTGCTCGACGAGGGGAAGATCGTCGAACGGGGCGACCCGGCCGACATTCGCGATCGGCTCGAGGTCGACTCGCTACTCGATGTCTACGAGACGTCGGTCGCCGGCGAGGCAGGGACGGTCCGCGTGCGAGGTGAGTCGGCATGA
- a CDS encoding NosD domain-containing protein: MSGKTTYVVFAVGLVVLGAAGLFVVDAESSPPEPAHFDDTVTMGLSIEDEHELEHERDVELPRVQVFYSQYRYVVGYHGVERFAAELDRDGHEERFGYPLAVYVSDYSATELTVTEEGYPEVQDGWTRWTDATAAYYVVDSEAQSPAGETAIPFSESDSAVAFAEEHDGVVVTWEEVIEQSFEIDDAGTVRERVESQHDDANETVADTRPLLERPESVVVGEDAETIQEAIDRAPAETTVVVPEGTYEETVEINRSMTLRGEGDATIRGDGNSSVIRVEADRAAVTGLELTGVGDTHQPSPDEVGTDEEAWDEDIELAYGYGDAGVKFVDSTGALVEDVTVETPANGVLLRDSPDTVVRNVSVSGTDSWRDGFMGVMTMRSAAVIEESTFEAGRDGVYSHRSNGLVIRDNVMTDGRFGVHYMHTSDSLVADNEVRDQAFAGIIVMTGPERNAIVGNDVRESTDGIRMGGSDSYVADNVVVDNDLGFTTGASTSIYEGNVAAGNEIGVHASSVLPSNHVMDNAFIANDRPATASSGPLVIWAEDGSGNYWDGAIGEVDGDVLDRSYSPTDPVDRRLHYADGSPTIAQSPALDAIRGLEGTVSGLRAGSIVDPAPLCDPPHPDRVPEQWSHDDETICPPEDTHD; encoded by the coding sequence GTGAGCGGAAAGACGACTTACGTCGTGTTCGCGGTCGGCCTCGTCGTTCTCGGTGCGGCCGGGCTGTTTGTCGTCGATGCGGAGTCGAGTCCCCCTGAACCGGCACACTTCGACGATACGGTGACGATGGGACTTTCGATCGAGGACGAACACGAACTCGAGCACGAACGCGACGTCGAACTCCCTCGCGTGCAGGTGTTCTACTCGCAGTACCGCTACGTCGTCGGCTACCACGGCGTCGAGCGGTTCGCCGCCGAGCTCGATCGGGACGGCCACGAGGAACGTTTTGGCTATCCGCTCGCAGTCTACGTCTCCGATTACAGCGCAACGGAACTGACGGTGACCGAAGAGGGGTATCCCGAAGTCCAGGACGGCTGGACCAGATGGACCGACGCGACGGCGGCCTACTACGTCGTCGATAGTGAGGCACAATCACCGGCAGGCGAGACGGCGATCCCGTTCTCCGAGTCCGACAGTGCGGTGGCGTTTGCCGAGGAACACGACGGAGTGGTCGTGACCTGGGAAGAGGTGATCGAACAGTCCTTCGAGATCGACGATGCCGGAACCGTTCGCGAACGCGTCGAGAGCCAACACGACGACGCCAACGAGACAGTCGCCGACACGCGACCGCTACTCGAGCGACCCGAGTCGGTCGTCGTCGGCGAGGACGCCGAAACGATCCAGGAGGCGATCGATCGGGCACCCGCGGAGACGACAGTCGTCGTTCCCGAGGGGACCTACGAGGAGACCGTCGAGATCAACCGGTCGATGACCCTCCGTGGCGAAGGCGACGCGACGATCCGCGGAGACGGCAACAGTTCGGTCATCAGAGTCGAAGCCGACCGGGCGGCGGTCACCGGTCTCGAGCTCACCGGCGTCGGCGATACCCACCAGCCCTCACCCGACGAAGTCGGCACCGACGAGGAAGCCTGGGACGAGGACATCGAACTCGCGTACGGCTACGGTGACGCTGGCGTCAAGTTCGTCGACTCGACCGGTGCGCTGGTCGAGGACGTGACCGTCGAGACGCCGGCAAACGGCGTGTTGCTCCGGGACAGTCCCGACACCGTCGTTCGAAACGTCTCCGTCTCAGGCACCGACTCCTGGCGTGACGGCTTCATGGGCGTGATGACGATGCGGTCTGCGGCCGTCATCGAGGAGTCGACGTTCGAGGCCGGTCGCGACGGCGTCTACTCCCATCGGTCGAACGGGCTCGTCATCCGAGACAACGTTATGACCGACGGCCGCTTCGGCGTCCACTACATGCATACCTCGGACTCGCTCGTCGCCGACAACGAGGTTCGAGACCAGGCATTCGCCGGGATCATCGTGATGACCGGTCCCGAACGAAACGCGATCGTCGGCAACGACGTCCGAGAGAGTACGGACGGTATCCGGATGGGTGGTAGCGACTCCTACGTCGCCGACAACGTCGTGGTCGACAACGACCTCGGCTTTACCACCGGTGCGAGTACCTCGATCTACGAGGGCAACGTCGCGGCCGGCAACGAGATCGGCGTCCACGCGAGTTCGGTGCTGCCGTCGAATCACGTGATGGACAACGCGTTCATCGCCAACGATCGGCCCGCGACCGCAAGTTCCGGCCCGCTCGTGATCTGGGCCGAGGACGGCTCCGGAAACTACTGGGATGGTGCCATCGGCGAGGTCGACGGCGACGTCCTCGATCGATCGTACTCGCCGACCGATCCCGTCGACAGGCGGCTTCACTACGCCGACGGGTCGCCGACGATCGCCCAGTCTCCCGCGCTCGATGCGATCAGAGGGCTCGAGGGCACCGTCTCAGGCCTGCGCGCCGGCAGCATCGTCGACCCGGCACCGCTGTGTGACCCCCCGCACCCGGACCGGGTGCCGGAGCAATGGAGCCACGACGACGAGACTATCTGTCCCCCCGAGGATACACATGACTGA
- a CDS encoding creatininase family protein: MYLPHETWPDLGEYTAEESLAVVPLGSTEQHGPHLPEGTDYMIARELARAATERTGHLCTPPVTVGVSPHHRQFHGTMWVDAPVFRDYVESLSRNLTYHGIDRIVYVNAHGGNVSHLREVGRRLHSDEVAFACEWMWNESIPELIEEVFETPGPHGGPKETAMIMHIARELVREDRLEEARSGGITAMEEAEASVAGARVFYDAADINDNGVLGDQTDATPEIGERLFEAATDGLVTLLEWLDAQPFDELMPEPHVEPRPDSGR, translated from the coding sequence ATGTACCTTCCTCACGAGACGTGGCCGGATCTCGGCGAGTACACCGCCGAGGAGTCACTCGCAGTCGTGCCGCTTGGCTCGACCGAACAGCACGGTCCACACCTGCCGGAGGGAACGGACTACATGATCGCCCGGGAACTCGCGCGCGCTGCGACCGAGCGGACGGGTCATCTCTGTACCCCGCCGGTGACCGTCGGCGTCAGCCCTCATCATCGACAGTTTCACGGGACGATGTGGGTCGACGCGCCGGTCTTCAGAGACTACGTCGAGAGCCTCTCGCGCAACCTCACCTACCACGGAATCGACCGCATCGTCTACGTCAACGCCCACGGCGGCAACGTCTCTCACCTTCGGGAGGTCGGTCGGCGGCTGCACAGCGACGAGGTCGCCTTCGCCTGCGAGTGGATGTGGAACGAGTCGATCCCCGAACTGATCGAGGAGGTCTTCGAGACGCCGGGTCCCCACGGCGGCCCGAAGGAGACGGCGATGATCATGCACATCGCTCGCGAACTCGTCCGCGAGGATCGCCTCGAGGAGGCCCGAAGCGGCGGAATCACGGCGATGGAAGAGGCGGAAGCGAGCGTCGCTGGCGCGCGGGTGTTTTACGACGCCGCCGACATCAACGACAACGGCGTCCTCGGTGATCAGACCGACGCGACGCCCGAGATCGGCGAGCGGCTGTTCGAGGCCGCGACCGACGGACTCGTGACCTTACTCGAGTGGCTCGACGCCCAGCCGTTCGACGAACTCATGCCCGAACCGCACGTCGAACCGCGTCCCGACAGCGGTCGGTAG
- a CDS encoding winged helix-turn-helix transcriptional regulator gives MTDVRHRIRQRVRADPGIHFNELVRELDLAAGQTQYHVRRLLRSEEIVSEELYGRTHYYTDEYDVWDRRALALLRRETSRDVLIYLIEHESARPSEVADALEIARSTLEWHLSHLVEQDLVEKHYDDRNRVTLHLANPERTGKLLARVRPSVADLLLDRFTRLVDKLLEDAGAEPGDPR, from the coding sequence ATGACCGACGTACGACACCGTATCCGACAGCGCGTCCGTGCCGACCCCGGCATTCACTTCAACGAACTCGTCCGCGAACTCGACCTCGCGGCGGGTCAGACGCAGTATCACGTCCGACGACTGTTACGTTCCGAGGAGATCGTCTCCGAGGAGCTCTACGGTCGGACACACTACTACACCGACGAGTACGACGTCTGGGATCGTCGGGCACTCGCATTGCTTCGCCGGGAAACGTCACGCGACGTCCTCATCTACCTGATCGAACACGAGTCCGCACGGCCGAGCGAGGTCGCCGACGCGCTCGAGATCGCTCGTAGCACTCTCGAGTGGCACCTCTCACACCTCGTCGAACAAGACCTCGTCGAGAAACACTACGACGACCGCAACCGGGTGACGCTTCACCTCGCGAACCCCGAACGGACTGGCAAGCTCCTCGCCCGGGTGCGGCCGTCGGTCGCCGATCTGCTCCTCGACCGGTTCACCCGGCTCGTCGACAAACTGCTCGAGGACGCGGGTGCCGAACCGGGCGATCCGCGATAA